From the genome of Triticum aestivum cultivar Chinese Spring chromosome 3B, IWGSC CS RefSeq v2.1, whole genome shotgun sequence, one region includes:
- the LOC123065433 gene encoding uncharacterized protein encodes MGSRPFTCCRCPSGARWCRETNHSPLPLATPVLPDACPLRVLDKTNLLAAVVYSHRAEKVALGVAETSRRLADVLFCFRRGAWCMMERKGGCCLAPRAAQAGQGWHMGRAMLKFRPIAPKPAAMSPAPMPAVPAGKGKGKRKAVAGPGGTGRRGPKPKKSATVAAPTTQKLDYVQDKRLSSPSSSSSGMTSVDSSPPPPLPATLPLMPALPAEEGFGGAAPVANLASAHVVRQPQALRQVVSWVTVEDVTSIWRDGEAPYAAACGGDEAPTFVSDQCGRVTWTNVAFNRAVSGREDADATMAPSAAASEVRVVLAAKDGAPVPAWGSCAGFTCRVRVPYACPRRGSLVAPCDVWRLDAGGYLWRLDLQATLSLSLGGFI; translated from the coding sequence ATGGGGTCGCGGCCTTTCACGTGCTGCCGCTGCCCGTCGGGGGCCAGGTGGTGTCGCGAGACCAATCATAGCCCGCTCCCACTCGCGACACCTGTGCTCCCTGACGCGTGTCCCTTGCGCGTCCTTGATAAAACCAACCTGCTTGCCGCCGTGGTCTACTCGCACCGCGCCGAGAAAGTAGCACTCGGTGTAGCTGAGACTAGTCGCAGGCTCGCAGACGTTCTGTTCTGCTTCCGCCGAGGTGCGTGGTGTATGATGGAGAGGAAGGGAGGGTGCTGCTTGGCGCCGAGGGCCGCCCAGGCAGGCCAGGGGTGGCACATGGGAAGGGCCATGCTGAAGTTTAGGCCCATCGCGCCAAAGCCGGCGGCGATGTCGCCTGCGCCGATGCCGGCCGTGCCGGCTGGGAAGGGGAAGGGGAAACGGAAGGCGGTTGCAGGGCCAGGGGGCACTGGGAGGAGGGGACCGAAGCCCAAGAAGTCGGCCACTGTGGCTGCACCGACGACGCAAAAGTTGGACTATGTGCAGGACAAGCGTttgtcctcgccgtcgtcctcctcgtcgGGGATGACGTCCGTCGACTCGTCGCCTCCTCCACCCCTGCCTGCAACCCTGCCGCTCATGCCTGCGCTGCCGGCAGAGGAGGGGTTCGGTGGGGCGGCGCCGGTGGCGAATCTGGCGTCTGCCCACGTTGTCAGACAGCCGCAGGCCCTGCGGCAAGTGGTGTCCTGGGTGACGGTTGAGGACGTTACAAGCATCTGGCGCGACGGCGAGGCGCCGTATGCTGCGGCCTGCGGCGGCGACGAGGCCCCAACGTTCGTGTCCGACCAGTGCGGCCGCGTCACGTGGACAAACGTGGCTTTCAACCGGGCAGTGTCCGGTAGGGAGGACGCCGACGCTACCATGGCCCCATCGGCGGCTGCTTCCGAGGTGCGGGTGGTGCTCGCCGCCAAGGATGGCGCCCCCGTGCCGGCGTGGGGCTCATGTGCCGGTTTCACCTGTCGGGTGCGCGTCCCGTACGCATGCCCTCGCCGAGGTTCCCTCGTGGCCCCGTGCGACGTGTGGCGGCTAGACGCTGGCGGCTACCTCTGGCGGCTCGACCTTCAGGCCACCCTCAGTC